GGACCGCGAACGCGCTCGCCCCGGCGATGAACCTCACGAGCCCCCGCTTGAGCCAGGGCGGCGCGCTCCGGGCGGCAGGCACGGACGGGGTGGCGGGAGGCGGGTGCGTCATGAGGCCTCCGGGGCCGACGTGGGCCGGCCGATCCGCCACCGGTGGCCCCGGAGCAAACCAACTCGCGCGTGCGGCCCCACGACGAGCAGGGGCACCAGCGCGGCGCACACGGCGGCGAACACCCGGCCCCAGTCGCGAGCACCGGGCGGGTGCAGCCCCACGAGCGCGGCCAGCGAGGGCACCTGGATGAGCAGGACGGAGAGGCCCAGCGACAGGGCGCAGACCCACCGCGCGGTGCGGGTCCGCAGACCGGTGAGCACGGCCGCGAAGGTGGCGCTCGCCAGCGTGAGCGAGGCCATCGCCACCGCCCGCGCGCGCTCGAGGTCGTGCCCCTCGGACAGGCATCGCGCGAAGGCCCAGACGAGCCCGCACGCCATCAGCACGCCCACCGCCGTGAGCAGGGACCACTCCCGCCAGGAGAAGACGCGCGTCGCGGGCCTCGCGCGCAGCGGGGTGAGCCGCCCGGGCCGCGCGGCCGCCTGGAAGGCCAGCATCGCGGTGGGGTGGATGATGAGCTCCAGCCACACGATGTGGATGGGCAGGTACAGGAGCGGCAGTCCCCAGAGCGGCACCAGCGCCGCCGTGCCGACCAGCGGGATGTGGATGAGCAGCAGGTAGAGGAAGCAGCGCTGGAGGTTGGAGAAGAGCTGCCGGCCCTCCGCGATGGCGCGCACCAGCGTGCCGAAGTCGTCATTGAGCAGCACGATGGAGGACGCCTCGCGAGCGCTCCGGGTCCCCCGCTCCCCCATGGCGATGCCCACGTCCGCGGCCTGGAGCGCCGGCACGTCGTTCACCCCGTCCCCCGTGGCGGCCACCACCTCGCCCTGCTTGCGCAGCGCCTTCACCAGCGCGTACTTCTGGGCGGGCAGCGCGCGCGCCACCACGTCCACGGGCGGCACCCGGCCGGTGTCGGTCAGCCGCGCCTCCAGGGCCTCTCCCGTGAGCACCACCGGGTTTGCGCCCCCCAGCCCCAGCCGCCGGGCGACCGCGAGCGCCGTGCGGGGGTGGTCCCCCGTCACCATCACCGTGCGCAGCCCCGCGTCGCGGCACTCCCGCACCGCCGCCTCCACGCCCGCGCGCACCGGGTCCTCGCACCCCACGAGCCCCACGAAGTCGAAGCCCCGGTCTGGCTCGCCGCCGTGCCAGTGCGCCGCGTCCAGCGTCCGGCTCGCGCACGCAATGACCTTGTGCCCCTCGCGCGCGAGCGCGTCCACGCGAAGCGCCCACTCCCGCCGGGCGTCCGGGGAGAGCGCGCACAGGTCCAGCACCCGCTCGGGCGCGCCCTTCACCGCGGCGAGCAGCGTCCCGGGCCCCTGCCGCACCACCGCCGTCTCGCGCTGACGCTCCTCGGTGAAGGGGAAGGTGGCCTCGCGCATGGGCGCGGGCAGCTCCGGCAGGTCCCGCGCCCCCGCCTCCAGCAGCGCCACGTCCAGCGGATCCTTCCCCTCCTCCCGCGAGGCCAGCACCGCCGTCGAAAGCAGCGCCTGCGGCGAGGTCCCGGGGGCTGGCAGCAGCCGGGCCACCCGCAGGAGCCCCTCGGTCAGCGTGCCCGTCTTGTCCGAGCACACGCAGCTCACGCGGCCGATGTTCTCGACCGAGACCGCCTGCCGCACCAGCGCCTGCCGCCGGGCCAGGCGGTAGACGCCCGCGCCCAGGAAGAACGTGAGGGCCACCGGGAACTCCTCGGGCAGCGCCGCGACGCCGAGCGTCGTCGCGCTCAGGAGCGCGTCCAGCCACCCGAACCCCTGGCGCAGGCGGACGAGCGCCAGCACCACGCAGAGCGCCGCCGCCACGCCCAACAGCACCGCCACCAGGTGCGCCACCGCGTGCTGGAGCGGCGTCCGCGCGCGCGCCTCCTGGCCCGCCGAACGGATGATGCTCCCGTACAAGGTCTCCGCGCCGGTGAAGACGACGCGCACCCAGGCCGTCCCGGTGAGCAGCCGCGTGCCCGCGAACCCCCAATGCATCGCATCCACCGCGGGCTCCTCGCCAACCGGGAGGCGCTCCAGCGGCCGCTTGCGCACGGGCAGCGATTCGCCGGTGAGCGAGGACTCCTCGGCCTGCAGGCCCTGCCCCCGCACCACCAGCCCGTCCGCGGGGAACGTGCCGCCCGCCTCCACGCGCAGGAGGTCTCCTGGCACCACGTCCTCCGCCGGGACCTCCACCTCCTGGCCGTCGCGCGACACCGTGGCACGCTCGGCCAGGCGTCCGCGCAGGCCTTCGGTGGAGGCCTGGGTCCGGTGGTGGAGGAAGACGTCCATGCCCAGCAGCGGCACCAGGGCGAGCAGCATCACCCCGCCATTCACGTGCTCGCCCAGGGCGAAGTAGAGGGCGCTCGTGCCCACGAGGAACCAGAGCATCGGGTCGCTCGCGGCCTCGCGCAGGCTCTGGAGCGAGGAGCGGGCAGGCCGGCCTCGCACGTCGTTGCGGCCATGGCGCGCGCGGCGCGCCAGCACCTCCTCCGTCTCCAGACCTCGCGCGTCTTCCCAGCCATGAGGCAGGCGGTCGACCGAAACCAGGACTCGCATGACGCCCCCGGAAGAAGCTGGGGTCCAGCATGGGTGTCGGCAACGCGTCCGGCGGCCGTGGGCCCCTCGGGACTCCGGCGGCGCGTCGCGAGGCTCCAAGCGGTCTCGCCGCCGGAGGGGACGCCTGGCCCAGAGCCTCCTTGCGCACGCGCACTGGCCGCTCCACGCATGACGGTGGGCTCGTGCGGGAGGGCGCGGATGCGGATTCTCATCACCCATGGAAGCAAGCTGGGCGGGACCCGGGAGATCGCCGACCTGCTCGCCCGCGTCCTGCGGGACGAAGGCTTCGACACGGAGGCGACACCCGCGGACGCCGTCGACGACGTCTCCGCCTACGACGCCGTCATCGTCGGAGGCGGGCTCTACGCCAACCGCTGGCACCGCAAGGCCCGGCGCTTCGTGCATCGGCACGTCCATGCGCTGCGCGAGCGGCCCGTGTGGTTCTTCTCCAGCGGACCGCTCGACGACTCGGCGTCACGGGAGCGCATTCCGCCCACGGCCCAGGTCCAGGCCCTCATGGAGCAGGTCGGCGCGCGGGGCCACGAGACCTTCGGGGGGAGGCTGGAGCCCGACGCCCGGGGCTTCATCGCCCACGCCATGGCGCGCGAGCACGCGGGGGACTGGCGGGACCCCGAGCGCATCGCCCGATGGGGGCGGAGCGTGGCCGTGGAGCTGAGGCAGGCCGCGCGTCCCTTCGAGGGCCTCGAGTCCGCGAGCCAGGAGTCACCGCGCTGAGGACGGGGCCTGCTGGCGTGCGCCGCGTCCGCCGCTCCACGTGGGGACTCCCGCGCTTGCGGGGTGACTAGCTTGGGAGGGTGACTGCAAGGAGGGGCCATGACCATCGCCTGCGCGACCAACTTCTCGGAAGACGCCCGGCGCGCCTGTGACATCGCGGCGCTGCTCGCACGGCGGATGAACGTCCCCCTGTGCCTCGTGCACGTGCTGACCGGGAACCTGGTGCGGACGTTCGGCGACGCCATCTGCGAAACCGCCCAGGCCACGCTGCGCGGCGAATGCGACCGGCTGCGCGCCACCGGCATCCAGGTCGACTCCGTGCTCCTCACGGGAGAGCCGGAGGAGGAGCTGCGGAACCTGGTGGCGAAGCGTGGCATCCAGTGGGTGGTGGCCGGCACGCCGCGCGAGGACACGCCCTTCCGGGGGCTGGGGGGCACGGTCGACCGGATGGCCCAGCTGCTGGAGGTCCCCTTCCTGGTGGTCCGTGAGGGCTCGGGCCTGGCGGCCTGGGCGCGCGGTGAACGCCCCCTGCGGGTCATGCTCGGCGTGGACCGCTCCAGACCCTTCGAGGTCGCC
The sequence above is drawn from the Corallococcus sp. NCRR genome and encodes:
- a CDS encoding cation-translocating P-type ATPase; translated protein: MRVLVSVDRLPHGWEDARGLETEEVLARRARHGRNDVRGRPARSSLQSLREAASDPMLWFLVGTSALYFALGEHVNGGVMLLALVPLLGMDVFLHHRTQASTEGLRGRLAERATVSRDGQEVEVPAEDVVPGDLLRVEAGGTFPADGLVVRGQGLQAEESSLTGESLPVRKRPLERLPVGEEPAVDAMHWGFAGTRLLTGTAWVRVVFTGAETLYGSIIRSAGQEARARTPLQHAVAHLVAVLLGVAAALCVVLALVRLRQGFGWLDALLSATTLGVAALPEEFPVALTFFLGAGVYRLARRQALVRQAVSVENIGRVSCVCSDKTGTLTEGLLRVARLLPAPGTSPQALLSTAVLASREEGKDPLDVALLEAGARDLPELPAPMREATFPFTEERQRETAVVRQGPGTLLAAVKGAPERVLDLCALSPDARREWALRVDALAREGHKVIACASRTLDAAHWHGGEPDRGFDFVGLVGCEDPVRAGVEAAVRECRDAGLRTVMVTGDHPRTALAVARRLGLGGANPVVLTGEALEARLTDTGRVPPVDVVARALPAQKYALVKALRKQGEVVAATGDGVNDVPALQAADVGIAMGERGTRSAREASSIVLLNDDFGTLVRAIAEGRQLFSNLQRCFLYLLLIHIPLVGTAALVPLWGLPLLYLPIHIVWLELIIHPTAMLAFQAAARPGRLTPLRARPATRVFSWREWSLLTAVGVLMACGLVWAFARCLSEGHDLERARAVAMASLTLASATFAAVLTGLRTRTARWVCALSLGLSVLLIQVPSLAALVGLHPPGARDWGRVFAAVCAALVPLLVVGPHARVGLLRGHRWRIGRPTSAPEAS
- a CDS encoding flavodoxin domain-containing protein, translated to MRILITHGSKLGGTREIADLLARVLRDEGFDTEATPADAVDDVSAYDAVIVGGGLYANRWHRKARRFVHRHVHALRERPVWFFSSGPLDDSASRERIPPTAQVQALMEQVGARGHETFGGRLEPDARGFIAHAMAREHAGDWRDPERIARWGRSVAVELRQAARPFEGLESASQESPR